The genomic segment tgcgtgtgcaggCAGACGTACACGTTGGAGCTGAGAGAGCCACTTCGCTCTTCTGTCTCCAGCACGTTTCCTGGATAGCCTGGACTCTGCATTATGGATTTAGGTGTCAGCTTCTTAGCTGATATTGAACAAACATCAGACTATGAATAGagaaaacagaaatgtaaatGTCATGGGTCTGTGCTGCTTTCCCCATATAAATGTCTTGTGTCTCTGACTGAATACTTTTCAGTGTTGCCTTTCTCTAGCAGGAAGCATCTGCGCCTATCAGTGCCACTCTGCTTTCCTGTTGTCACAGCAGAGTCATTTGCAGATGTAGTTAGGACCATGTTTCCCTTTAGAAAAGTTCCTTCTGGGCCAGAAGTTTGTACTTTAtagccagaatttcactcaggAGCAAGTTTCTGATAAAATGTAAGGCAATCCAGATCTTTTGTTAGACACACCTTCAAAATGAGAATCTTTAACCACACACATTCAATAGATTTGATCCCATTAAGGTCTGTCCAATAAATCGTACAGGTCCACAAATCTGGATTTCACTAGGTGGATAATATGCATCCTAAAAACACTAGAATATGAATTCTCACtaggaaaggtttttttccccctcccctgaacgGGGGAATTTTACACGCTCTGCACTCCCTCTGTTCCCTGCCATTTGTTGATCTGTTGCAGCATTAATATGTAAAGTTAATCATGATGGCTTGCCTATTGGAAGCAGTATGGATTCCATTTACATTTGCAGTATTTCCATCTCTTACTGCACAGTTAATGTTTTCAAgttgccttttaaaaagaaaaaaaaaaagatacctcAGGGTCTCAGTTTGGACAGAGCCCAAACTAACTTCCAACAGCGAGCATTAGGTGACCTTTTCTAGTCactgttttgttgctgtttctaGCTTTAAGGTGCCTTAGCTGTAACACTTTACTTAGAGGGAATCATGCTCAACGTACTTATACTTCACTGAGCTGCTTTGTATGAaggatttgattattttttgtattttgcatTTAGTCTTAATAAACTTGATCAGATAAGTTACGACCACCGTAGAAGGGTACACCTATTTCAGTGCTTTTATTGCTGAGGGTTTTGAGGCTGTTTCTtcaataaatgaaatatttgctgCTGAAGATTCCTTAGTGGTCAATAGTGATGCTTGAAAGTGTGTCTTGAAAAGCACCTAATGCACAGTTGTGCTATGAGGAATCTGACCTTTAAAACCTTGGCCTCTTTTGTCTTTCAAGCTGCTACTTATGCAGAAGTGCAAATTTGGACAGAGTTAATGGATGATTGCTGTGTTCAATTCCACACAGACATGGAAAACAGGAGCAGGGAAGCTTGCCCTATGtcatttccttcccttccctcccctcctcgaGGGGGAGAGGTGATGAGTTTCTGACCCAAGAGCCCCAGCCACCAGAGGTGGACCTCTCGGCTGCTGTAGGGCCAGCAAAGCGATGGTGATTTCATTGCAAAGCTCAGTCACAGCAGGTCTCCCCCTTTACTTTCACCTAGTTCAGGGATTCTCCAACTTGGGGTCACGAAGTTattagatggggggggggtgagctatgagcctccacccccaaaccctgctttgcctccaacatttataatagagtgttaaatatttttttttaagtgcttaatTTATAAGGAAGGTTGCActtagacttgctgtgtgaaaggagtcatcaatacaaaagtctgagaaccactggcctagttTCTGCCTCAGCCCGGTCTTCCTATCTTACTTTGCACTGCAAATCAGGTTGGGTCTGGACCGGCGTGAAGCGGGGGGGGAAGAAGTCTGAGCCCCACGAGCTGGGCTGTTCCCCCTCACAGATGCTGCTGCGTCATGGGTGCCACAAGCCCCAAGtctggccctgctctgccctggctccaagCCTGAGcagacctagggttgccaaccctctggGATTGGCCAGAAGTCTCCCAGAATTGGGCTCAATCTCCAAGAGGATACCGAagccaatccgggagattttaggccgctaaaagtccagtggcgcaatggggctaaggcaggaCCCCTGCCTGCCCGGCTGGCAAGTCCCTCTAGCTCCTAGGCAGAGAGGTGTCCAGGGCGGTTCTACGTGCTGCCCGAgcaccaactctgcagctcccattggccaggaaccgcgaccaatgggagctgtgggggcgatgcctgcagacagggcagcatgtggagctgcctggcagcccctgcgcctaggagccggacgtgctagccgcttccaggagctgcccgaggtaagcgccgtcgggccagagcctgcacccctgaaccccctcctgaccccagagcctgccccccaacccctgccctgcccctgaaagtgggggagggtgggggagcgcAGCTGGACTGAGAGGGCGGGGCCTCGCAGAAGGGGCGGGCCTCGCAGAAGGGGCGGGGCGCGGGTGTTTGGGTCGCTGGGATTAGCCCGTTGGCAGCCCTCGGCCgacttgccccctccccccgcgctgAAGGCACGAACAGCTCCCGGGAGCCCGGCCCGCGCCGGGGCCCTAGGAACCCATCGGCTCCGCTCCGCGTCCCCGGGGGGCCGGAAAGCGGCAACCCCCCGCCAGCGGCTCCGCCGGAAGCGGCGCCATGGCGCACAGCGAGACGGAGCCGCCGGAGGAGGAGACCCTGCGCCGCTGGGAACGGTAATGGGAGGGGAGCGCGGCACGGGCGTGTCAGGGGCCCCGTAGGACACCCGTACTTCCGGCTGCGGGGCATGCTGGGTTGTGTAGTCTTCTCGCTCCGAGCGGCGAAAGCGTTGTGCGCATGCGTCATATTGTGGCGTCAGGGGCGGGCTTCTCTGGGGACCCCGCCTTCCCAGACAGACAGAACCAAACCCCTttgctctgccccgccccttctccgaggccccgcccctgctcactccccccccctccatcccccgctctcccccaccctcgctcacgcCCCCATTttcacggggctggggcagggggctggggcagggggtgcaggctctgggatgggagcgggaatgagggatttggggagcAAGAGGTGGCTCCGgactggagctgaggggttcgaagtgtgggagggggctcagggctggggggggttggggtgcaggctccgggcggcacttacTTCAGggggctcccagaagcggccagcatgtccctgcggctccTAGGCGCTGGGGCAACCAGGGAGGTTCCACACGCTGCCCTtgcccccgcccctgcagctcccattggctgtggttcctggccaatgggagctgcggagccggcgcttggggtgggggcagcgcgcggcgcctccctgcccacccttgtgcctaggggccgcagtGACATGCCGGATGCTTCCAGGAAccgtgcggagccagggcaggcaaggagcctgccttagccccgctgtgcctccgactggacttttaacagcccagtcagcagtgctgaccggagccaccttTTCGACCAGgctttccagtcgaaaaccggacgctTGGCAACCCTTGATTCCATTGGGATGGGGCATGGGATGAGGTGGCAAAGCCTGGCCCTTTTAGGCCATGTCGGGCTGTGGTCCCTGGTGTCGATCTAAGGTGGGTCCCCAGTTCTACGAGTTGCCCTGACCTGGTGGCAGCAGTGGGGACCATCTCCACATCTCGCCCTTCCCGAAGGGCAGGCACTGTTTGTCCCAGTGGCTCTTGGACATGACAGCTGTTCTGCTtcctgattagggtgaccagatagcaaatgtgaaaaatcgggacagggggttgggagtAATAgttgcttatataagaaaaagtcccaaatatcggtactgtccctataaaatcgggacatctggtcaccctattcctgATGCTCTTCGGAGCTCTCCCCTGTGCTCCCTGTTATTGGGGTGTTGTCAGGAGAGAGTGACTCTGTCCCAGTCTCTCCTCTTTGCCACAGGCAGTGTAGTCACTCCTCTGGGCTCAGACGGGGCTTCGTGCCCCCCAGCATCCCCCTTCAGGTTTGTGGTCACTAATTGAGCTTGGTCAGGGTCTGCCTTAGTATTGAGGTGAAGTAACTCCTTGGCCTCATGTAGTAGGTCTCTGCAGAGATCTGGAGCCGGCCAGCTTGTCGGCTTTGATTGTTTCATCCCTTCCCATCCATGCAATGAAAAGCCCCTGTTCTGGCACAGGATCTCAAATGCGTTGCAGTCAGCCCTCATGGACCCTGCTGCGAAACACGGGGTTCTTATCACCTCCATTTTCCAACTGCAGAAACCGAAGCACACAGGTTTGCCAAGGTCACTCAGAAGCACTGACAAATCTGAGACTAGAACCTCGGAGTCCTGATGTTCTGCTTCAGtaactagaccacactgccccaaGGAATATTCTGTCCACCTGCCAACCCACCATGTGCCTAAACCAGCAGAGTCTTGTTGAATGGAAACATGCTGAAATAATCAAACACAATTTTGCATGATGCCCGTACCTGCCTGCTTCTCCTGTCATTTCAATTTGTTGTGTATGGAGTTGGGAATAAAAAGACACTATTTTTGCCTGTGGTTATCTTTCCTTAGGGAGCAGGCCCAGCTAAAGGCGAATGTGATTGAGGAGGACACTGAGGAGTGGCAGAAAGATTCCACCTTTGCCGGACTGGAGAGAGTGGGAGGGGTGGACCTCTCTTATGCCAAAGGGAACGACACAATCGCTTGCGCTTCCCTGGTGGTTCTCAGCTACCCAGATCTTGAGGTAATGGCCCTTGAACCGTCTCATGGTTGGGATACCTGTAAGGTAAAGGCTTTGTAGAAAACCAGCCTACCCCAAAGGGCATCATGAACTGTATCTCAGCGTCACAAGGCTCCAGCCAAGTATCTGACCCACATGTTCATCAAGAAAAGGCTTTCTGCAGAGAGCATGGGTGAGGAGGAGAAAACAGAAGTGATGGTCTCTGGTAttacctagcaaaattaatttgGAAATATGTAGTTTGGTCACGGAGTTACAGAGAACTTCTCGATGCCCAGGGAGATGGTTCCAGTGTATGGCAATTGCTCAGGAGTAGGTCAGAGATGATGATGTTGAAAAGAAATAGCTGATAAACTGGCTTTGAAGATTTTGATTGAATTAGTTAAATGTTGGAAATGATCAGTTTCACCCTCTACCCAGAAACAAACCGCAGAAAGGCCATTGTTATTCAACATTTACCAGGAGAGCAAGTTAAAACAATGTAGCATTCCTAGACAGATGGTGCCTTCCTTGTCAGATCCCTCTGGCAATCAATTAATATGAGATGTGATTTACAATGGCACTTCCAAATCTGTTGTGAATCGCCCACATTCTGCAGTCATTAAACTTTGAATTAATAAAGATTTATCAGAGTTTATGTAGAGATTTCAACTAACGTAAAAAGTTGACAGTGATCTCCCCCTGTTGCACACTCAAATGGGGCCGAAGCATCCCTAGCCGTTGGCAAAGTCCCTGCACTCAAGCAGAGTAGGGTAGACTAGGGTATATCTGGTCATTTTCCATCATCTGCCCATTACTTCTCTCCCCCCGTCACCCCCGATGCTCACACTGAGGGGACCAGTTGGTGGGAGCTAATGTGCAGCATTTGTGTTTAACTTTGTGGGAGCGGCCCAGCAGGGTTAGGGGAGAGTATtgaagcaagagagagagaatataaatggAGAAGAAATATCTGAGCCGGTCAGGGTTAAACCAGCGATGGCCTGGGTTCCTGGGTTCAGTACACTGATCCTAGTGTCTGCTGTGTTAAGTTGCCCCTTGCAGACATGAGTCTATGTTCTCAGCACGGTCCTTGTTTTGTCCCAGGTGCTATATGAGGACTGTCAGATGGTAACCGTGAGCGCCCCCTACGTGGCAGGATACTTAGCTTTTCGAGAGGCCCCTTTCCTGGTGGAAGCTGCTCAGAGACTTCAGGAGCGAGAGCCTGGGCTCAGGCCTCAGGTGCAGCATGTTCCTTTCTCTCATGGGGAGATGTCCCTGGGGTGCTGGATGGACCTGAAAAGGAACCTTCCCTCGAGGTTGCGCTGGCCAGCACTTCGGCAGCAggccgggcagggcagggtgcaCCCTAACACAGCCTCGTTGTTGTGTCTGTTTCGCTGTCTCCAGGGGGATGGGGAAACCAAGCCAATGGCCAGCCAGACTTCACCTTGTCCATGAACAGGGAAGGGAAGACACTGGGATGACTCCCATCCTTTCTTTAGCACTACTGGGGTGCCGGGCACTCGGCCTGCAATAGAAATATCAGCTCCCTACTCCCGGGGGTGGTCATCAAAAGGGGCATGAAAGAGAGAGCGAAGCAGGCAGGGGTGCGGAGAACCTGGGtaaaggagctgtgggggtggggcaaaggatTGAAATGGAGCCTTCTCCTTCCTCACGGAACTGGCCTCACTCGCCTCTTGTTCAGGGCGGAGGCGCATTCACCCAGCTAGCGCGTTCCATGGGGCTTGGTAACTAACACATCACCTGGGGGCTCTTCCAGGTGCTGCTCGTAGATGGGAATGGCGTGCTCCATCACAGAGGTATGAGAGAGCTCTGCCCCCCATGGGGACCCCCAGGCCCTAGGAGAGAGCGCTTCCCCACAACAGGGACCCCCCCAGGCTCCATGAGAGAGCACTGTTCCCCCCGACAGGGAACCCCAGGCTCCAGGAGAGAGTGCTGCTCCCCCTGACGGGGACCCCCAGGCCCTAGGAGAGAGCACTGTTCCCCCCGACAGGGACCCCCAGGCTCCAGGAGAGAGTGCTGCTCCCCCTGACGGGGACCCCCAGGCCCTAGGAGAGAGCACTGTTCCCCCCGACAGGGACccccaggctccaggagggagcgcTGCCCCCCGACGGGGACCCCCAGGCCCTAGGAGAGAGTGCTGCCCCCTGACGGGGACCCTGGGCTGTTCCCTCTGATGAGGGTCACCAGAACAGGATGGAGAACCCCACTGCTggccccttcctgtttcctttgACCATCTCTTGGTTTCTtcggcagggtttggggtggccTGCCACCTGGGGGTGCTGACGGGCCTGCCCTGTATTGGTGTGGCCAAAAACCTCCTGCAGGTTGATGGCCTGGCCAAGGATGAGCTGCACAAGGAGCAGGTAAGGCCAGCGCAAGCATCCCTCCCCCCGTGCCAGTGCGGGGAATGGAGTAAGAGCCTGGGTGAATGGGAGCTCCTAGCGACCCCCCTCCTGGCCTCTCCCGCCACGGGGAGCTGGGGAGCCACAtgctggctggcaaggggcagctCCCGGTTTCTCCGtcccagcctttcccagcaggaaATCCTGGCCGCGCTATGGGCACTCCATGCTGGCGTTAAGTAGAGGCCAAAGCAAAGGTGGCTGCAGTGATCACTCCATTTCCCCGCAAAACAAGCCTGTTCAGACAAAGAAGAGAAGTTCTGGAGGAGGCTCTCCCAACTCCTCCTGGAACTGATGCACTGGAGCTCTAACCAGCTGGCCCTTGGGTGCTTGCTTGTTTTAGATCCGTGACCTGCAGATGGGAGGAGCCATGTTCCCTCTGAGGGGCACCTCAGGGAGAGTCCTGGGCATGGTAAGTCATGGGGAGTCTGCTTTGCATGTTGGTCATGGATGGGCCTTCTCCATGTTCCCTAGCCTGGCTcagatgggaaggagggaggggacaaAGTATAGTGCAGCTCTCTGCAGCCCAGTGACAATAAGCCAGGAGGGCAGGatctgagcagagcagagctaaCGCTCCTCTCCCATTCCTTTCAGCGCAAGCACTCTCAGAAAGGCGTGGGATCCCCTCCTGGGATGCATGGCCACTTTCTCATATGTGACAGTGGTATGTGAGATGCCATGTCCTGGTCTAGCTGCCCGTGTCCTGCACCATTACAGCAAAGGGGCAAAGCACGGGCAGGAGTTTTTTCTGTGGCAGGTCTCCAGATTGTGAGACAGGAACCCCTGCAACTTGGTGGGAAAGGCAGCTTGGGAAATGGTGGGGCTGGCTTGTCCCCACTCAGAACTGGCAGGTGTCAGCTGCCTCCTTCGCCTGGATATATTTCAGTTCACTCCAGGTTCCACTGAGCAAGATCCCTTGCTCTGAGCAGTGAAATATTGAGGGAGGGGAGCACAAGGAGCCCTAGGAGACAGACCCTCCCTGTGATGCTCCCAAGCAGAGAGGAGAAATAAAGCCCTGGGCTCCGAAGTGTCTGaacccccccagctctcccaagcGTCCTCATGTGCGTGTGCAATCACTGACGTCTTGCGTTTGTTTTAAACAAGCCCCAGATCTCTGATCTGTCCGGTGTCCAACCCTCCAGGCCCTGCGCAGCTACAACAAGAGCACGAAGCCCATCTACGTCTCCGTAGGCCACAGGACGTGCCTGGAGTCGGCAGTGCGCCTGGTCCAGTCCTGCTGTAGGTACCGGATCCCAGAGCCCATCCGACAGGTGCGAAGGCAGGGGCAGCTAGGGGGTGGGGATCCAAGCCTGTCATGGGAGATGTGGCCTGCTAGATAGCAAAGGGGTGACAGGCAGCTGTGAATTACTGGGCTGCGATGGCATGTCGGAGCTCAGCTGGCCTCCCTTCCCCAAGAGCAGctcctgagcctgctgggccGTCCCCTCCAGCTACGGGCTACAGCCAGTCCTGGCAGTTCCGATCTACCTGTCTTAAACACAAGGAACAAACTGCTCCTTCCCTCTTTCTTTGTCCTCCTGACCTGTCCCTGATCCAGCCTGGTGGGGctctctgctcctctctgcagGCTGGCTCTGGGGTTAATAATgcagaggagctggagctgcagctttcCCAGAATGTGGAGCCGAACACAGACTGCAGTGTTCATCCTCTGGGCTATGGGGTATGCCGCACTCCGCAACAAGCTGCAGGCTGCCGGTTCCAGATGTAGCCTGTAAGTGGCAGCACTAGATCGCATTCAGTGCCTCTTGCTGCCAGCAATTTTATAATTAAATCACAGCAGGGCTGGAGAAATGAGTCTCAAGAAGCGTGAAGCGCTGGAATTTCTACCGGCCAAGAGCTTCCTTCTCCTCAGGATCACCCTGCCATTGGCAgttcaggcaggctgccctgctcTGCATTTGGGGAGCAGAGTCTGTTCTATGTCCCCGTTGTAACATCACCCTGGAACAGGGAGTGTTCCGACTGCTACACCTCGGCCTTCGTCACGTGTctgccagccctggctctgctgcctctCTGAGCAGTATTGAGAAGGCTCCGACCAAGGCCAGACACACAGGCGCTGCAGAAGCTGTTCACTGGCTTTGTGATATTTTCTGAAAATTGAACCATGTGACACTGTTAGTTGTGGAGCGACCAGCAAACCTCAAAGCAAAACTGCCCATTGGCGTCTCCAGACCAGAGCTGATCATGGCGTTTCTGGGCCCATATCCCACCTCCTGACAGACTGGAGCAGTCTTGCAGGTTGTCTAGTCCCATAGCTCACTGCCGGCAGTGGCCAGCACCCGATGCTTCAGGAGACAGCCTCTCATAGTTGCATTGTGTGGCACTTGGGGGCGTGttaggagggaaggggaaaagccTTCCCCAGTGGAAACATGCCCGTTTTTCTTTTGGAAATCATTTTGACCCAGGTGCCCTGCTCATCACAGATGCTTTCTGTCGCCTTCAGTCCCATTCCCCTGCCTCTTTGAGACTGGCCAGCTAGACTCCTCCAGCTGCTCCAGCTAACCTGGGGCATTAGTTAAAGGGACAAAATTGATTTCCTGGTGACTCCTTCCGGGGAAAGATTTGAGAACCATCTCCAAGGATTAGAAGGGTGTGAACCTAAGGAGGGAAGGGAATTATTCAGCGCTGGGATTCTTGGACTTTTCCATAGTACAGGTCATATCTTCATGGAGAGTGTGTCATAGAGGCTTATATGGACCTCACCAGCTCACCAATTCACTATCTCTTGGAACCTGCCCCGCATCACACAGCCTCCCAGGGGTTATGACAACAATCACCTACAGGAAACAAGAACTTGAGTCACAAAGGATGTAACTTCTTTTGATGTGATTTAGTGGCTGGAGGTAAGGTAGCGGAGCCAGCACCAGGCACCAGCTAGGTCTCCACAGATGCTGTAGCTGTTCCCCGGAGCAGCGTTTGGGAGCCTCTGGTTTGGGGGGTCTAGGGAGGAGGAACGGGATAAAACTGAGCAAACGCTGAAAATTCAACAACATTGGGCAATCCTTTTGCTGAGATCTAGTTGACCATAGAACAGGGATTAGCGTGTGGTAGGGCTGAAAGCCAGAGCCCTTTGAGTTAAAGCTGGGCTGAGTAAAGCGCTAGAAAATAGAATGAAGGGGTCCTTCCTGCACTAAGTGACTTGTTGGCCTTTTCTCTGTGGTATTTCTCTGTGGGGAGCCTGCAGGGCATTGAGGAGATGTGAAAGGGGAATGTCCTACAGCAGGTTTTGCCTGGGTAGTGCCTTGTGATCACAGCTTTTCTGATGCCCAAGTTGAAGCTTCAGGGTTATCAGCCCTTGAAGCTTTTCCTGGTTCTGAAGGTTCTGGTAGTTTCAAACAGGTGCAGCTCACAGCTGAGCTCAGCTCTTCCGTTCCCTTCTTCTCTGGGCCATGGTGCAGTCTTACATGACAGCAGTGGCTGTGTAGCTGCTGTGGGGACATAAACCTGCCCCCCGGCTGGAGGCACAGCCGGCCCCATCCTGCACTGGCTAAGTTGTACGAAGTGGGCGCCAGACATCATCTTGGCCACGGACGTGGTCGCGTTTGTATTTGGAACAAGAGGTGGCTTTGCTGACTGGGGACGTGTGTCTCAGATGCAGCAAGTGTTGTGAACTTTCAGAGGAAGCCGAGGGAAATTCATTGTCTGctacaataaatatttatatCCTGCTTGGACCTCATTCCGCGAGTAAATACGAGGCCGAGGCATGAGAACTCCGTGTGCGGAGAGGGAGCACTCTGTCTCGTCTGGCAGGCTCATGAATATTTGAAGTTCCCCTGCGGAGGTTTGATCCCAGTCAGAGGGACCTCCCAGGTGCAACCCAAACAAAGGAACCCAGGTGAATATAAACCAGCCTCCCACTGACATAGGCAAAACACTCTACCTACAGCTACTGGTGACATGACACTGAATCTTCCTGAGCTGCCCCTGGTGTCCCGAACAAGAGCTCCTCTTGACCTGTCTGTGGGTGCAAGAATTCCAAGCCTGTCCAGATTCCAAGCTACACATGCACGGGGTATGGAGTGGAGCCTTTTAGCAAATGAGCTCCCTGCCTTTGACTCCCAGGGATGGAACAGGACCTGCACTGGAATAGGCTCTGTTACCTCTGCGGTCTTGCCTTTCTGCTTTGCTGCCCATCAGACTCCTGCTCACTACTTGACGCTTTTCACTCCAGCTGGCAGCTTGCCCAGCAGGTTCCTGCTGGGTCAGGAGCTGCCGGCAGAGCAATCTGTGGGGTAATGCTGGCCCGCCACAAAGTGGCAGAGAAGCGAGTCTGAATTGGTGCCCCTGGGTGCTGCACTTTCAAGCCACTGCACCTGTGCTGTTAAACCCTCCTCCATCAAGGAACTGGAACACAAGCtatcagccctgccctgcctgttacATGTTCCCGCTATCCAGTAGAGGATTGCCAGCTGAGGGCCAGAACCCCCTACTCCCTGAGACCtgaccctccttccccctccaccagcttGCTGTGCCCAcatgtgctgctgctgcccattcACAAAATAGACAAGGTAGAAATTCCAGACCCCTAATGCCAGCACTAGTCCCCCCGAAAATAGAAGGGATTATTATGGCACAATGATCCATCTTATTGATTAGCCTCTGGGTTAATAAGCTGGGTTAAGCTGTCTCTCAGCACAGCATTAGGAGTGAGCGCTGGCAAGTAACTTGCTGCCTAATCAAGCCTTAGCTGTGTTATTAGGCGAACTTGGTTTGGGGCTTTTTCCTCCTGCAGAAGAACAGTAAGTGAATCAGGCTTTTGCTCCTTGGGCTCCCAGTAGGCATTCTGTCGAGCAGGCTGTTTCCCTTGTTATGAAATTCATCGCGTAATGTCTTATCCTGAAGAGTGATCAGAGTTATTTGTCAGCTGAGATATGAAACTGTCCAATCacaaaaagaggaaaatattcctCCAAACAAACTGCTCCTTATGTAACTGTATTTCATTGTCTGGCATGGGAATTGGTGCGTGGCTCCTAAGCAGCATCTCCGGCACAGAACACACAGGGAGGCGTGAAGCGCGCTGGTGGGGAGTTTGGTGCGGGAATGTTCACAAACAGCACAAACATGTGAGTTACATCCAGGGCAGCCGCTGAGAGTTTTATTAATCCACCTCACTAGTCCTGGCCTTGTACGTTTGTTTAGTTCCCTTCAGCTGGAAGGAGCCCAAACTGCTTCAGAGTGGGGGTGGTATCATGCCGCCATCTCTGGAGTGAAGCACAGCAGCTGTTCGGAGCTACCACTGTGCAGTGAGGTTTTCAAGGGAGGAAGTGAAGAATGACTTTCCCAAGTGAAGCTTTGGGGAGAGTTTAGCCCAGCACTCCCACGGTTACGTTGTTGAGGTGGCTATGGCTCCTTTAATGACCAcagagggctgtctctccctggaAAGATGGCCCTTTGCGCCACACCAGGCCCTGGTTCCGCGATGACTCTGACCTGCACCAGTGCCGAGTCACCGGCAGCACATGCTACAGCTCACTCCGTTTTCTTTGGAGGCCTCCAGCCAAGTACTGAGCAGGCCCTGTCCTGCTTAGCTGGAGATTTGACAAAGGTGTGTTTTCCTCTGTGAATCACACACCTGAGAACGAGCTGTACTCTGGGAAATGAAGCTATCTGACTAAGAGTTTGTTTCCACCAGAATTGTTCCTAAGGGATTTCACTTGGCACATGGAGGACCCTTGGTTCATGACCACTTCTAGGCATCTTCCGATGGCTTGATGGAGGTCACAGAGTCAATGTCTGTAGCTTTGGGCTTTTCCCCATGGCATGTTGAATGCCTGATTTAAATAACAGAGTTGTTGGCCTGTGCTCTGACTCTGGGGCTTTGGTAGCGCAGGAGGGAACTGTGTGTCTGGGAACCCTAAGGAAAAAGAGAATAAAGGTATCTAGCCTGTTTGGTGAAGAGGGCCGCTGCTTGCAGGTAGCAAAGGCCAGCTGATTGTCTCAGTGTTCTGCGCAGGGAGGTGCAGGCAGGATGGTTGTGTCCGTTAGAACAGTCCCTATGAGAACACAGGCAGGGGCGACTGGCCTTCTGATCCCCACCCCCTTGTAGAGCCCACCTTGTCATCTGTGCGTCTTTGCCTGAGATGTTCCCATGAAAAAACTCCTGAAACACACCAAGTTAGTGGCTCCTCGCTGTCCTGCTGTCTCTGGTGGGCACTGAGTGGCATTTCTCCTCCGGTGGGGCGAGTGGGCGATTTCCTGTTTGCTTTCCCTGATTCAGAATGGCTCTCTCCAGGGTAGTGGccctggaggggaaggggcagccacGCTGGCAATGCAGAGTGGGTTTGAGAGAGGGGACTGAGGCAGACATGGGCAGGAAGACCattccggggggcggggggggcgaagcagcagggaggggggaagccaTGTGAGCCTGTGGTCCAGCCCACTCTGCCATCCCAGCGAGAGCCCTCCCGCCGCCACGCAGCCCAAAGTGTACATTGAAAAGACAAGCGCAAAGGTCTTCCGGCAGCCTCTGTTCTCAGCCTGGGAGCGGCTTCCCCAGCCAACTCAGCCCTGCCTCGTCCTGGCAGGCCGATGCGACTGGCTCA from the Chelonia mydas isolate rCheMyd1 chromosome 14, rCheMyd1.pri.v2, whole genome shotgun sequence genome contains:
- the ENDOV gene encoding endonuclease V isoform X1, with product MAHSETEPPEEETLRRWEREQAQLKANVIEEDTEEWQKDSTFAGLERVGGVDLSYAKGNDTIACASLVVLSYPDLEVLYEDCQMVTVSAPYVAGYLAFREAPFLVEAAQRLQEREPGLRPQVLLVDGNGVLHHRGFGVACHLGVLTGLPCIGVAKNLLQVDGLAKDELHKEQIRDLQMGGAMFPLRGTSGRVLGMALRSYNKSTKPIYVSVGHRTCLESAVRLVQSCCRYRIPEPIRQADIRSREYIRKHLSSPLGGTSPGPGRKEEAEPKH
- the ENDOV gene encoding endonuclease V isoform X3, which produces MAHSETEPPEEETLRRWEREQAQLKANVIEEDTEEWQKDSTFAGLERVGGVDLSYAKGNDTIACASLVVLSYPDLEVLYEDCQMVTVSAPYVAGYLAFREAPFLVEAAQRLQEREPGLRPQVLLVDGNGVLHHRGFGVACHLGVLTGLPCIGVAKNLLQVDGLAKDELHKEQIRDLQMGGAMFPLRGTSGRVLGMALRSYNKSTKPIYVSVGHRTCLESAVRLVQSCCRYRIPEPIRQEGRS
- the ENDOV gene encoding endonuclease V isoform X2 — translated: MAHSETEPPEEETLRRWEREQAQLKANVIEEDTEEWQKDSTFAGLERVGGVDLSYAKGNDTIACASLVVLSYPDLEVLYEDCQMVTVSAPYVAGYLAFREAPFLVEAAQRLQEREPGLRPQVLLVDGNGVLHHRGFGVACHLGVLTGLPCIGVAKNLLQVDGLAKDELHKEQALRSYNKSTKPIYVSVGHRTCLESAVRLVQSCCRYRIPEPIRQADIRSREYIRKHLSSPLGGTSPGPGRKEEAEPKH
- the ENDOV gene encoding endonuclease V isoform X4, with protein sequence MAHSETEPPEEETLRRWEREQAQLKANVIEEDTEEWQKDSTFAGLERVGGVDLSYAKGNDTIACASLVVLSYPDLEVLLVDGNGVLHHRGFGVACHLGVLTGLPCIGVAKNLLQVDGLAKDELHKEQIRDLQMGGAMFPLRGTSGRVLGMALRSYNKSTKPIYVSVGHRTCLESAVRLVQSCCRYRIPEPIRQADIRSREYIRKHLSSPLGGTSPGPGRKEEAEPKH